The genomic region GAAGCAGCCGTCGCCGTCGATCGCCCAGACCTGCTTGTCCGGCATGCCCGCCTTGGCACCCATGGCCGCCGGCACGGCGAAGCCCATGGTGCCCAGGCCGCCGGAGTTGATCCAGGTGGCCGGCTTCTCGTACTTGACGAACTGCGCGGCCCACATCTGGTGCTGGCCGACGCCCGCGGTGTAGATCGCCTCCGGGCCGACCAGGTTGCCGATCCGCTCGATCACGTACTGCGGGGACAGCGTGCCGTCGGCTGGCCAGTCGTAGCCCAGCGGGAAGGAGCCGCGGATGCCCTCGAGCATGGTCCACCACGCGGAGATGTCCGCGCGGGCGCCGCCCTCGTACTCCGCGCGCACCGCGGGCACCAGGTCGGCGATGATGTCCTTGACGTCGCCCACGATCGGCACGTCGGCCTTGCGGTTCTTGGAGATCTCGGCCGGGTCGATGTCGGCGTGGATGACCTGCGCGTCCGGCGCGAAGGTGCCGAGCTGGCCGGTGACCCGGTCGTCGAAGCGCGCGCCGAGGGTGATCAGCAGGTCCGAGCGTTGCAGCGCGGCCACCGCGGCGACCGTGCCGTGCATGCCCGGCATGCCCAGGTGGCTGCGGTGGGAGTCGGGGAAGGCGCCGCGGGCCATCAGCGTGGTGACCACCGGGATGCCGGTCAGCTCGGCCAGCTCCAGCAGCTCGGCGGATGCCTTGCCGCGCACCACGCCGCCGCCGACGTAGAGCACCGGGCGCTTGGCCGCGGCGATCAGCTTGGCCGCCTCGCGCACCTGCTTGCCGTGCGGCTTGGTGGTCGGCCGGTAGCCGGGCAGCCGCATCTCCGGCGGCCAGCTGAAGGAGGTGGTGGCCTGCAGGATGTCCTTGGGCAGGTCCACCAGCACGGGGCCGGGTCGGCCGGTGCTGGCGATGTGGAAGGCCTCGGCGATCGCGCGCGGGATCTCCGCGGCGTCGGTCACCAGGATGTTGTGCTTGGTGATGGGCATGGTGATGCCGCAGATGTCGGCTTCCTGGAAGGCATCCGTGCCGATCGAGGACCGCGCCACCTGGCCGGTGATCGCGACCATCGGGATGGAGTCCATGTAGGCGTCGGCGATCGGGGTGACCAGGTTCGTCGCGCCGGGGCCCGAGG from Crossiella sp. CA-258035 harbors:
- a CDS encoding acetolactate synthase large subunit — translated: MTQVRPTPPPQPPQGARPRPTPPAGAPVRVTGAQSLVRSLESVGCEIVFGIPGGAILPAYDPLLDSTKLRHILVRHEQGAGHAASGYAHATGRVGVCMATSGPGATNLVTPIADAYMDSIPMVAITGQVARSSIGTDAFQEADICGITMPITKHNILVTDAAEIPRAIAEAFHIASTGRPGPVLVDLPKDILQATTSFSWPPEMRLPGYRPTTKPHGKQVREAAKLIAAAKRPVLYVGGGVVRGKASAELLELAELTGIPVVTTLMARGAFPDSHRSHLGMPGMHGTVAAVAALQRSDLLITLGARFDDRVTGQLGTFAPDAQVIHADIDPAEISKNRKADVPIVGDVKDIIADLVPAVRAEYEGGARADISAWWTMLEGIRGSFPLGYDWPADGTLSPQYVIERIGNLVGPEAIYTAGVGQHQMWAAQFVKYEKPATWINSGGLGTMGFAVPAAMGAKAGMPDKQVWAIDGDGCFQMTNQELATCAIEGIPIKVAVMNNGNLGMVRQWQNLFYAERYSNTDLGTHKHRIPDFVLLGEALGCAGLRAETKEEVDKVIQQAMEINDRPVVIDFVVGKDAQVWPMVAAGTGNDEIMAARGIRPLFDEDEV